One genomic region from Desulfobacterales bacterium encodes:
- a CDS encoding Gfo/Idh/MocA family oxidoreductase encodes MALAAKDKQKNRKLRVAVIGTGYLGKFHAEKYAKMDDVDLVGVVDINKAQAEEVARKVNTKAYESHKEILDKVDAVSVVVPTPAHFAVSRDFLENDVDVLIEKPMTQTLAEADELIRFSEKRGLIIQVGHLERFNPAVVALRDKDIIKKPLFIESHRLSIYQERGTDVSVVLDLMIHDIDIILNFVRAEVKNIHAAGVAVITRHIDIANARLEFENGCVANVTASRISMKNERKIRLFQRDAYISVDFAKREITVINQGDKTGEGLIPGMQVNQLNFTQRDALEDELSAFVGAVRRREVPAVTGQMGREALHIALNIMDQIHSANRRFSGL; translated from the coding sequence ATGGCACTTGCCGCAAAGGACAAACAAAAAAATCGAAAACTCCGGGTGGCTGTCATCGGGACAGGATATCTCGGTAAATTTCATGCTGAAAAATATGCGAAAATGGATGATGTCGATCTGGTGGGCGTCGTCGATATCAATAAAGCCCAGGCTGAAGAAGTCGCCCGGAAAGTAAATACAAAGGCGTATGAAAGTCATAAAGAAATTTTAGACAAAGTGGATGCGGTCAGCGTGGTGGTGCCCACACCGGCGCATTTTGCCGTCAGCAGAGATTTTCTGGAAAACGATGTGGACGTTCTCATTGAAAAACCGATGACGCAGACCCTGGCAGAAGCGGACGAGTTGATTCGGTTTTCAGAGAAAAGAGGGCTCATTATTCAGGTGGGGCACCTTGAGCGATTCAACCCGGCGGTGGTTGCCCTAAGAGATAAGGATATCATAAAAAAGCCGTTGTTTATCGAGTCCCATCGATTAAGCATTTATCAGGAACGTGGAACCGATGTCAGCGTCGTATTGGATCTGATGATCCATGATATTGATATCATATTAAACTTTGTCCGCGCCGAAGTTAAGAATATTCATGCCGCCGGAGTTGCCGTTATTACCAGGCATATCGATATTGCCAATGCGCGCCTTGAATTCGAAAACGGCTGTGTGGCCAATGTGACCGCCAGCAGGATTTCGATGAAAAACGAACGCAAAATCCGGCTCTTCCAGCGGGATGCCTATATCTCGGTTGATTTTGCCAAACGCGAGATAACCGTCATCAACCAGGGCGATAAGACCGGGGAAGGACTGATCCCCGGGATGCAGGTCAATCAGCTTAATTTTACCCAGAGAGATGCATTAGAGGATGAATTAAGCGCGTTTGTCGGGGCTGTCAGGCGGCGAGAGGTTCCGGCGGTGACCGGCCAGATGGGAAGAGAAGCGCTGCATATCGCCTTGAATATCATGGACCAGATTCACTCCGCAAACCGCCGGTTTTCAGGTTTGTGA
- the lpxI gene encoding UDP-2,3-diacylglucosamine diphosphatase LpxI (LpxI, functionally equivalent to LpxH, replaces it in LPS biosynthesis in a minority of bacteria.) encodes MQRNTKTMRIGLIAGSGQFPIIFSKKARSKGFSVYAAAHHHETDPTLEAYVDAIKWIHLGQIKRLLQFFKENNVSEAVMLGAINKTRMFSDVKPDMKTISLIVKMRHTHDDGILRAFAGVLADEGIQVKPSTFLLPGLLAQKGCWTKRRPAKAERADMELGWKLAKEIGRLDIGQCVVVGGGSVLAVEAIDGTDATIRRGGQLGNGTAVLIKVSKPNQDLRFDMPAVGVETIQTMNSAGVTALALEACKAVVFDRQEMVELADACGIAIVAME; translated from the coding sequence ATGCAAAGGAACACCAAAACCATGCGGATAGGGCTGATTGCCGGCAGCGGCCAGTTCCCCATCATTTTTTCCAAAAAAGCACGGTCGAAAGGCTTTAGCGTCTATGCCGCGGCCCATCACCACGAAACGGACCCGACGCTTGAAGCGTATGTTGATGCGATCAAATGGATTCATCTCGGTCAGATCAAGCGATTGCTGCAATTTTTTAAGGAAAACAATGTAAGCGAAGCCGTCATGCTGGGCGCAATTAATAAAACGCGGATGTTTTCGGACGTGAAGCCCGACATGAAAACCATCTCTTTGATCGTCAAGATGCGCCATACCCATGATGACGGTATTTTAAGAGCCTTTGCCGGTGTGCTTGCCGATGAAGGCATCCAGGTCAAACCGTCTACCTTTTTGCTGCCGGGCCTGCTGGCGCAGAAGGGGTGCTGGACAAAACGCAGGCCTGCCAAAGCTGAAAGGGCCGACATGGAGCTGGGGTGGAAACTGGCCAAAGAAATCGGTCGTCTGGATATCGGCCAGTGTGTGGTGGTGGGGGGCGGGTCGGTCCTGGCGGTTGAGGCTATCGACGGTACGGATGCGACCATTCGGCGCGGCGGTCAACTGGGGAATGGAACTGCGGTTTTGATTAAAGTCAGCAAACCGAATCAGGATTTAAGATTCGATATGCCGGCTGTGGGGGTCGAAACCATTCAGACCATGAACTCGGCCGGTGTAACCGCGCTGGCGCTGGAAGCCTGCAAAGCGGTTGTCTTTGATCGACAGGAGATGGTTGAACTGGCGGATGCATGCGGGATTGCGATTGTGGCGATGGAATAA
- the lpxA gene encoding acyl-ACP--UDP-N-acetylglucosamine O-acyltransferase, producing MIHSTAIVSSKAELDTNVEIGPYSIIGESVFIGSGTVIGSHVVIDPYVTIGPDCKIFQYAAIGAVPQSLKFEGEKTYVKIGRGSMIREFVTIHRGTGFGGGVTEIGEENFLMAYTHIAHDCKIGRKVVMANNATLAGHITIGDYATVGGLVAIHQFVKIGDYAFIGGKSAIPKDIPPYVIAAGDRAKLHGLNLVGLKRQGMSPKTLSLLKKAYRIFFRIGLTVNEAVERVRAEVEQVPEVVKFIEFIKSSERGVTR from the coding sequence ATGATACATTCAACAGCAATTGTGAGTTCCAAGGCGGAGCTGGATACAAACGTCGAGATCGGGCCCTATTCCATCATCGGGGAGAGTGTTTTTATCGGATCCGGTACGGTTATCGGGTCCCATGTCGTGATTGATCCTTATGTCACGATCGGTCCGGATTGTAAAATATTTCAGTATGCCGCCATTGGCGCCGTACCCCAGTCGCTCAAATTCGAGGGCGAAAAAACATATGTTAAAATCGGACGCGGCAGTATGATCAGAGAATTTGTGACGATTCACCGGGGGACCGGATTCGGCGGCGGTGTAACCGAAATTGGTGAAGAAAACTTTCTGATGGCCTATACCCACATTGCCCATGATTGTAAAATCGGACGGAAAGTGGTGATGGCCAACAATGCGACCCTGGCAGGGCATATCACCATCGGGGATTATGCCACGGTGGGCGGGCTGGTGGCGATTCACCAGTTCGTCAAAATCGGCGATTATGCCTTTATCGGCGGAAAATCCGCGATCCCTAAAGACATCCCCCCCTATGTGATTGCTGCCGGTGACCGGGCCAAACTTCACGGCTTGAATCTGGTGGGTCTCAAACGCCAGGGGATGTCCCCCAAAACGTTATCTCTGCTGAAAAAAGCGTACCGGATTTTCTTCCGGATCGGGCTGACGGTTAATGAAGCCGTTGAAAGAGTTCGGGCGGAAGTTGAGCAGGTACCTGAAGTGGTGAAGTTTATCGAATTCATTAAATCGTCCGAGCGGGGTGTAACCCGTTGA
- the fabZ gene encoding 3-hydroxyacyl-ACP dehydratase FabZ: MEKKYDIQGILKLLPHRYPFILIDRVLELIPGDRIVALKNVTINEPFFQGHFPAFAVMPGVLIVEAMAQTGGVLYLDSQPPEKGGALVYFMGMDKVKFRKPVVPGDQIIFEVKLLKQRLKAIKMAGTAKVDDKVVAEAELMATFGE; the protein is encoded by the coding sequence ATGGAAAAAAAATACGATATCCAGGGAATTCTGAAATTATTGCCGCATCGCTATCCCTTTATTCTGATCGATCGCGTTCTTGAATTAATACCCGGCGACCGGATTGTCGCCCTTAAAAACGTCACCATCAACGAACCTTTTTTCCAGGGGCATTTTCCGGCCTTTGCGGTCATGCCGGGCGTGTTGATTGTTGAGGCGATGGCCCAGACCGGCGGGGTGCTGTATCTCGATTCTCAACCCCCGGAAAAAGGGGGTGCGCTGGTTTATTTCATGGGAATGGACAAGGTAAAATTCAGGAAGCCGGTGGTCCCCGGTGATCAGATTATTTTTGAGGTGAAGCTGCTCAAACAAAGGCTGAAAGCGATTAAAATGGCGGGAACGGCTAAAGTCGACGATAAGGTCGTTGCCGAGGCGGAGTTAATGGCAACATTTGGAGAGTGA